One genomic region from Rosa rugosa chromosome 1, drRosRugo1.1, whole genome shotgun sequence encodes:
- the LOC133708411 gene encoding uncharacterized protein LOC133708411: MASSAAPISDSLKKIWDQWNLRSFIMLSLTLQTFLILFAPLRKRSSSKWVIVPIWLAYLLADWAANFAIGLIASSQTNTDQGSPENGNLLAFWAPFLLLHLGGPDTIIAIAMEDNALWPRHLLGLIFQVVAAMYVFGMQFSNQNKLLWPTLFLFVPGLVKYGERTRALYLASLESLKETILAVPEPGPDYAKYMDEYSSRKAAHLPIKIEIKEGRSLDSKNVTYRLGGGDVIDNITLVEGAHHLFQISMGLIIDLVFDYHQRKESRAYFIKLESGDAFTSIATELNFMYEALYTKVYVVHSRRGYLLRATSFIAVCIAFVFFYRLEKHGFHRFDVGITYSLLFGAIALDSIALSMLILSDWTIAVVYKYCKKCCVVTDLMMKYLEFKRSWRSTTPPKCLERTRKILFRRWCESVSGFNFIDYSLRECGRSVVRPVYRFGIFDLYRTVIRFLGYLYHRIIIFLGHLYLRIIKFFGLKYLRDEMKYRSSKRLDENLWKFIFDELKSKSSEVADDPKIGREICSSQGDWVLLKKYEKHPEYKNLLACFVDVTYDRRVLMWHIATEMCYYEVNTGNGGEHGEFSKTLSDYMLYLLIMQPALMSSVAGIGQKRFRDTVAEAKKFFKKGRVGSDVKLGKKELGEACYKLLDVDTGVKPVNVKGNRSKSVLFDACILAKQLMKFEDSQWELISSVWVELLSYAASHCRAQSHAQLLTKGGELVTFVWLLMARFGIEEDIQVLEVQARVKLIMEKQPDVFQSN, translated from the coding sequence ATGGCTTCCTCAGCGGCTCCTATTTCTGACAGCCTCAAGAAGATCTGGGATCAGTGGAATCTCCGGAGCTTCATCATGTTAAGTCTCACATTGCAGACCTTCTTAATTCTCTTTGCACCCTTGAGAAAGCGATCATCGAGCAAATGGGTAATCGTGCCCATCTGGTTGGCTTACTTGCTCGCTGACTGGGCTGCTAACTTCGCTATCGGACTAATTGCAAGCAGCCAAACGAACACTGATCAAGGTTCGCCAGAGAATGGTAATCTATTGGCATTCTGGGCTCCCTTTCTTCTTTTGCACCTTGGTGGTCCAGACACCATAATTGCAATTGCTATGGAAGACAATGCGTTGTGGCCGAGGCACTTGCTTGGTCTCATATTCCAGGTTGTAGCTGCAATGTACGTCTTCGGTATGCAGTTCTCTAACCAAAACAAGCTACTGTGGCCAACACTCTTCCTGTTTGTACCAGGACTTGTCAAGTACGGCGAGCGAACACGTGCTTTATATCTTGCCAGCTTGGAAAGTCTCAAGGAAACCATACTTGCAGTACCGGAACCTGGACCGGATTATGCAAAGTACATGGATGAGTACTCCTCAAGAAAAGCTGCCCATCTTCCAATTAAAATAGAAATCAAAGAAGGTCGTAGCTTAGATTCGAAGAATGTGACGTATCGGCTGGGAGGAGGAGACGTCATTGATAATATTACACTAGTGGAGGGTGCTCATCACTTGTTTCAAATCTCCATGGGTCTTATTATAGATCTTGTGTTTGACTATCATCAGCGCAAAGAGAGCCGTGCCTATTTCATCAAATTAGAATCAGGAGatgcttttacatcaattgcgACTGAGCTCAATTTTATGTATGAAGCTCTGTACACCAAAGTTTATGTGGTACATTCTCGACGGGGATACTTGTTGAGAGCTACATCCTTCATCGCCGTTTGCATAGCCTTTGTTTTCTTCTATAGATTAGAGAAACATGGCTTTCACAGGTTTGATGTTGGAATTACTTATTCCTTGCTTTTTGGTGCCATAGCTCTTGATTCAATAGCTCTTTCGATGCTGATATTATCTGATTGGACGATCGCTGTTGTATACAAGTActgtaaaaagtgttgtgtaGTCACTGATCTCATGATGAAGTACCTGGAGTTTAAGAGATCATGGCGATCAACTACTCCACCAAAGTGTCTGGAGCGGACCAGAAAGATTTTATTTCGAAGATGGTGTGAATCTGTCTCCGGTTTCAACTTCATAGATTATTCTCTCCGAGAATGTGGAAGATCAGTAGTCCGACCTGTGTACCGTTTTGGCATTTTTGACCTTTACCGTACAGTCATCAGATTTTTGGGCTACCTTTACCATAGAATCATCATATTCCTGGGCCACCTTTACCTTAGAATCATTAAATTCTTTGGCCTCAAGTATCTTCGAGATGAGATGAAGTATAGATCCAGCAAGAGACTGGATGAGAATTTGTGGAAGTTCATTTTTGATGAGTTGAAAAGTAAATCCTCAGAAGTTGCTGATGATCCCAAAATTGGTAGAGAAATATGTTCGTCCCAAGGGGATTGGGTTCTCCTAAAAAAGTATGAGAAGCATCCGGAGTACAAGAACTTGCTAGCATGCTTTGTTGATGTTACTTATGACAGACGCGTTCTGATGTGGCATATTGCTACTGAGATGTGTTATTACGAAGTTAATACAGGCAATGGTGGTGAGCATGGGGAATTTAGTAAGACCTTGTCTGATTACATGCTATATCTCTTAATCATGCAGCCTGCTTTGATGTCCTCTGTAGCGGGAATCGGACAAAAGAGATTTAGAGATACGGTTGCAGAAGCCAAAAAATTCTTTAAAAAAGGGCGAGTGGGATCCGATGTGAAACTAGGCAAGAAGGAACTAGGCGAGGCTTGTTACAAACTCCTTGATGTAGATACAGGAGTTAAACCTGTCAATGTCAAAGGGAATAGAAGTAAATCTGTTTTGTTTGATGCATGTATTCTGGCCAAGCAGCTGATGAAATTCGAAGACTCGCAATGGGAATTAATAAGCTCGGTGTGGGTGGAATTGCTATCATATGCTGCCAGTCATTGCAGAGCACAAAGCCACGCGCAATTGCTGACTAAAGGTGGAGAGCTTGTCACTTTTGTTTGGTTACTGATGGCTCGCTTTGGCATTGAGGAGGACATCCAAGTACTGGAGGTCCAAGCAAGAGTAAAATTGATCATGGAAAAGCAACCTGATGTATTCCAGAGTAATTAG